The genomic window CGTCTACAAAGTAGAGGATCTTTGTCCCATGAACATTGTTTCAGGACTAAACAAATATACTTCTAATATCAATCGTTAAGTTggttgacgttgaacttggtaggaagaacCACGGTTCGATCTCTCGCAACTGCAATCGGAAAAGGGCTGGAACCAtttaatgtcagaactgactttcaaactagattaaactggtggtgaaaaaaaaaatatacttctaataaaataaaaaatttaatataaattttttcccACGTACATAGAGCTAAATAAATGAGCtctttaatttgaattttttaatctCATATTAGTTTGACAAATATATCACTCGGTTTTAATTTTAATAGCTAATAATcttattaaattaaacaaaattaagttaaagatgatatttttgttttgtaagGTTggataaagtttttttttaagcaatttaGTGATTAAAATTTCTCTTTCAAGATGAACACTTCGATTCCTATATTATACTTGCAATATCACTATTAGTTGAACTATCCTCACACATAGACAAATGTAGAGAAAGTTCTGCCTTAAAACTTAATTCATTATATAGAGAATGTTCCTAATATAACTATCACTACCAACTGCAAGTAAATACTGACCACAGCTAAAAAGCTACATAAGAAGACTAGCAAGTAAAGGCACGCAACTACTTCGCTCACCATCATTCAACTCAGATCAGATTCTTCTACAATTTCATTTCTTATATTGtttcatttttccttttttaaattCCATCTTAAATGCGGATAATGGAGTCTATGAGGTTTGAACACTAACTTCTGCATTTATAACGTTATGTCTTtactaccaactgaactaagctcaTGAGAActatatatattgtttgtttcATTTCTAATACTACTCTCATTAAAAGAACTATTCAGtacattttttttcaacttttttgaattttcaaacaacaatttacaaaattcaatttgtaataaaaatatcaaaagtaatagagaaaaaatcataatattttACATTACATTAGTACTTTTCTTGTTACCGATAGatgaatttaataatttaaattcaatcaaaaataaataaaatctgataAATTGTtcactcttcagtttttggttGAGCTCATTAActatttaaatataatcattTGATTTTACATTACTTCACCATAATTTAACGTTGTTTATTGCATTACTATGATTATCattattatagtattttttttttttttttgataagcattattattatagtatatTTGATCAAAGACCAATGACTCAATGTTATTGACTGAGTCGgtatctttatctttttcttaattgttgccttttaattttattagaaaaaagtGAAACTTCTCACAATTTTCTTTGGGGTCTTCTCAttgattgattattttttctcaGAAATAAAAAAGCAAGAAACATCTATTATTCATTGAAGCATGcgtgtgtatttttttatatagctttttgttattaatattaatttatatctaTATTATGGATCATGATCATCTTCAAAACCAAATAACTAATCAAAAGTGAAAacctatttttctttctttcaatttttttttttttttgttgtcttgCTTTTTCAACTGACATCATTAAAACAAGACAATAACATCACTTTAGGTTTCTTCAACAATCATATTCATTCTGTCTTTTGTTTTCAACCATTCAatttgttccaaattttttcatAGTTACTATGTTTCAAAGAAACCCTTTATACACAAACCCAGAACCATGTCAGCATCTTTCTGATTACAAACACAAACATGGATTCAGTGGCTACAAAGCTATTCAAAAGCTACTTGTAACTTCTCCAATTGgaaaaattagtttaaaaaaacCTAATTTAAGAATACCCAGATGCAGTTTTTGTAATGGGTgtgaaaaaaaaaggatttttttatgtttgatttgttCTTCATTCTCTTGTTTTGATCATACCCTTTTGCATCCAAAAGCTGAAATTGGTCATACTTTGTTTATTGATATAGAAAGAGCTGAACTTTTTTGTGGGTTGTGTTGTGATCAAATTTATGACCCTGATTTTGATCAAGTTGTTATGGCTAAACATTCAATGGTTTTGCCACAAGGTGCTATTGGTAATGAGAGTATTGGTCAGAGATTGATTAAGAGAAGGAGATTGGTTTCTGGGGTTGGATTGTATTTGAATAGTAAATCTAAGTTTAGTTTTCCAATTAAAGATCTGAGGGGTAAATCTTGTTTTCCTGAGGGATTAAGGGGTTTGAATAACTTGGGTAGTACTTGTTTTATGAATTCTGTGTTGCAAGCATTGTTACATGCACCTCCTTTCAGGGACTATTTCTTGAGTGGTGGACATAGTTTGGAAGATTGTAAGAGAAGAACGATCGATCGGCTGTGTTTGATTTGTGATATCAATGCTGTTTTTTCGGCTATGTATTCGGGTGACCGAAATCCGTATAGCCCTGCTCGGTTTCTCTACAGGTCTGCCATTGTTCTTTATGTCATTACCTTTCAATTCATTGTAGCTTTTTGTGTCATGAAAATAGTGGCTGTGATATTTATCGAAGGGATTTAATCTGCATTTGTTTTGTGGTGCTTTTAAATGCTCCTCGAAAGAGAAATTGCTTCATTTATGAAATTACTTAATTTTGAAGTGTTCTGATTGATATTGAACCAGCTGGAGATGAATTGGTTTGAATAAGTGTAGAAAATAGGAATTTTTTTGCTTCAATGTGCAAGTTGATTATTACGAAAACATGTTTTTTGGTATGACCGAAGTGACAAAAGTAGCATAGCATGTTCTTTGGTGAAGATTTCTGTGACAAAGCACATTCCTTGTCAGCTCTAGCTTGATGATTTTCATGAAAAAGATTGAAGTTGATGATTTGTTTATATGAATCTAGTTGCGAGTTAGCTGGAGCAACTTCtattgaaaaccaaaaaaaattatgactttGGATTTGGACTCATTATGTTGCTTTGGTCCTCAAATTCCTGTTTCTTTTAAATGGTgaaactttttgtttttgtgtcaAGCTGGTGGCAGCATTCGGCAAATTTAGCGAGTTACGAGCAGCAGGATGCTCATGAGTTTTTCATTTCGATGTTAAATACAATCCATGAGAAAGAGGGCATAACAAGGAATGGAAGCAAAGGTAATGAGATGCTGAAACTTggtttttttccttcaattttgttGTCTCATATGCACTGCGTGGCTATCTACGTTATAATAACTTTAGTTGTTCACATAAAGTTTTACCATACCAAACAGTTATGTTGGGTACAGTTCAAGGGTAATATTGTAAACTGAACCGTAGTATTGTAACCCTAAGCTAGAATAATAGAACATCACCGCAGCCACTATACAGTTAGAGATGAAGGCATAATTGACCGAATTCTGTTATCAAATCTTGTGTGTTCTGTGTTTTCCATATAAGTTTTCTTTTGAACCAGGGTCGCTGTTCGAACAAATTTTAACATTAAATATTCATCCCAAACATTTTCATTGTCATGGAAACGTTGTGGACGTCTttgatatgaaaaaaaaaaaaaaaaaaaaactagaagtGGTATTGTTATATTACTAGGTTGTTATGTTTTACTGCATGATGCATAATTATTGCTATATACAGGAAATGGTGGAGATTGTCAATGCATTGCTCACAGAGTGTTTTATGGACTTTTGAGATCAGATGTTACCTGTATGGCCTGTGGATTCATCTCAACAACCTATGACCCTTTTTTGGACATTTCACTTAACTTAGACATTAATATCGCTTTGACAGAAAAAGGTAAAAAAGTTACCAAATCAAATGAGGATGACAGCAAGTCTACACTTCTCGGTTGTTTGGATTTGTTCACTCGGCCAGAGAAGTTAGGTTCGGACCAGAAACTTTACTGCCAGAAATGTAAGGAAAGGCAAAACTCATTGAAACAAATGTCAATTACAAAGCTCCCTCCGGTACTTACTTTGCACGTAAAACGATTTGAGCATTCTTTTGTTAAGAAGTTGTCAAGAAAGATCGACCGATACCTACAATTTCCATTCTCCTTAGACATGACTCCATATTTGTCCTCTTCTATCCTTAGAGCCAGATATGGAAATAGAATTTTTAATTTCGGAGGCAATGAATCTGATACATTTTCCAAGTTCGAGATTTTTGCAGTGGTGACACATTCAGGGACGCTCGAGTCTGGCCATTATGTTTCTTTTGTACGACTAAGGAAGCAATGGTACAGATGCGACGATGCTTGGATCACCGAGGTTGATGAGGCAACAGTTAGAGCTTCACAATGTTACATGATCTTTTATGCGCAGAAAACATTGTTCAATAACGCAAGTGAAGATCTGAGTCACCTTCCGACTTCACCTGGAAGAGAGGTTTTCATTCCTATTGCTGGTTGTTGCTAGAGAGGATATTAAAGAGAGTACACGACATCAAACAAAAAAGAGCATCTCGAAGTCCAATTTGATGCTCACTGAGAGAACACTTTCTCTTTGATTCTCTCGCATGGCTTTTGAAAATCATGGTTTGTAGTTGACAAGAATGATTTTCAATATTCGTATTGAAGATTCAAACTGCGACAAGGTGGATATGGAAATGAAAAGCAAGGTTGCTAACATGACCTTAATTGAGTATACACATGCGGATATGTCAACGACAGTTTGAAACAAAGATCAAGAGCCAGAAGCAACTTGGCTACATTTATGCTTTTCATTCGAACTGATGATAATAAGAGTTGTTCAACAACCATTGTTACTCGTGTCTCCACTAAGGTAAGTACATGGAGAATAAAGAAGAATCAAGGGCAAAAAAGGTTGCTTCTAATTTTTGTGTGAAGGACCTTGTATAACTCATGACCCTTTTACCTTGAGAGTGTGAATTTTAAAAGGTTGCTTCATTGGTGCACAATAGACAAGGGTATTGTTAAAGATGGATTATTTCACAAAAGATATATGACTCTTATCATTTTCCTGTGTAATAtctgttttttataattggATTATGATTTTAAGTTTAGGGTTGGACTGGACAGGTTGATAGGTGGGGTGATATAAAGTATGAGTTGGTGCTGGTTGGGTCAAAATTTCAGCTATTTTTttggttcaaatttttaaaGCAAAATGCATAATATTGGACCATATGAACTAATGAAAAACTTGATGTGGGATCTGGATTAAACACAGTAGCTGCGTCACACAACTACTATTTTTAGCCATCCGATTAAAAATCGACATCTGATATTGTTGTTCATATGATTCAAAGCTGCATGAAACTGTGAGCTAATTTAACAGGGGAGAATTTTGATCCCTTAATTAACCAGAAAATATAAGTCATTAATCACTTATTTTATACTATTATATATCGTCATTTTTATACAACCATTTGACAGTAGATAAATAGATTATGAAAATGCTGTTAATTCTTCAACAAGGGAATTTAAGAAAAAGCTTTAAATATATTCTAtggtatttataatttaatcacttattactttctttttttggtgaattataATCACTTGTTTCTTGTAAATAAATAGAAAGAGGGAATACACACCCGTACTTGAAAAAAATAGTGATGTCAAGTAGACATATTTTTCCTAATTGTCAGACATAGGAAACATCAACAAACTACCAGTTTGTACTTATCACGAAACCTTACAACAGCTGTCTCAATTTCATTTACCTTTCACAACCAAAACTCTTGTGGCAAGTGCCATCCAATTTTCTTCCATACATTAAACTCACGAGTCACATATTTTaccattaattattaattaataattacatTTAATATACTCCCCCGTCTCAAAATAGTATAACACTGGATGTTAATATAAAAGTGCATCTTAATGTATGATTTTGATTAcaaatatcattaattttttattagtaaaaattataaaaatttgatattttaaaaatattcatcgaagCGAATTAAATAAGATCTCACATGattatatttacatttatacttttttagaaaaatacgatcaaaacaagacatataaatAGTACATTTAATCGAAATGTGTCTTATAAAATGAGATGAAGAGAgcagtaatttttttattcaaatagcCTTTGGTCTCTTGATAGATGCACGTGCTAagtttatttccttttttaagACTTATTTTTCCTAAATTAGGTATCATTTATCCAGATTAATTAATTTCTCAAAATGAGCGACAAATAATTGCAGTGACTAATATTTCGAGCATTCTAAGATTCAAATAAACGACAAACTCTTTATAAAAGTTTTAACACTACTTGATGTCCAGCACATAGGTCTACCCTGGATTTTAGTTAAACTAGAAAAAGTCcgcgtcatctcatctaagAGTTTTGAGTAAAGTCGTACACTTTAAATAGAGAagtgtaaaattttaaattcaaaattaaaccTAGTGCATATTAAAATTCTAGCAGCTATCAATTGAACTATAGTAGTTTGAATTGAGTcgtgtatatataatataatttttctaCCAACTGAATTAAACCTCTCGATACAAATATAAATCTAGAGATCCatacaataaataaattcaatataCTGCTGTtgtaggaagaaaaaaaaaatcaatatactACCTCTTGGTCAAGCTCATCGTTTACTTCTACGTTTTCTTTCATTTCCAAAACTCAAAtcagagagagaaaaaaatgatttcatACCTTGAAAGGGTAATAGATTCACATCATGAGCTGTAACCAACAGAACAACTTTTTTTAGaaagttttctttctttcaaccagtGAGTCTTGAAAGAATAGTATAACAATGcaggaagaaaaaaatcaagaaGATTCAATTTCTGAATCTAATGAACAAAATGAAGAAACAAAGTCAAAGGGTGTTTGGATTTGTAACATTTTTTGCATTCCAATTCATTGGTTTAAAATGCTTTCAAGAGAAATGCATTGGAGTTTTGTTTTTggagttgttgttgtttatggaATAAGTCAAGGTGTTGGTGGTGCTCTTGCTGGTGTTGGAACAAAGTATTATATGAAAGATGTTCAGAAAGTTCAACCTTCTGAAGCACAGGTTTATGCTGGAATCACTTCTATTCCTTGGATTGTTAAGCCTTTATGGGGTCTTCTTACTGATGTTCTTCCTATTTTTGGATACCGTAGAAGACCTTATTTCATTTTTGCTGGTATGTTTTACTATgtaatgtttatgttttttctgattttgttttattgtgttgGATATGTTTTAGGTCAGAATTTTGATTCTTTGTTAGACAAAATATTGTAGCCTTAGGTTTATATGTTTCTTTGTGGACCCTTTATAAACTATAAAATTCTTGATGCTTATCAAATTAAAATGAACTTCAATGGATGCTCAAGTTGTTCTGTACAGAACTCAGAATTATCCGAAGAGGATAGAGGAACTCACAGTGGTGGATCAGTGGAAGGTGTGCTCAGAGCGTTGGATGTGACCGGCATTGAAAAGGGGGTACCTGCAGAAAGCACTCTGACGCCTAAGTGAGTATAAGCTTGAGGTGGAGGTAGAGATTAGAGTGAGACATACCTTGTGAGGTTGTGAAGAGTTGTATATATAGGCCAATTGATGTGGCATTGCGACTGTGGATGTGACATTGGGCTCGATCCAGCCCAAAAGTCGAGCCCAGAACACAAATGTTATTAGTTTGGTGACTTGTAAGCGCGGTTTATAGGTTGAAGCTCATCATCTTAAAATTTGGGTTTGACCTAATTCAACCCTAAGTTAATCGGGTTGTAAGGTGAGGGATGTCTCTCTTATAACCACTTTTCTGGCCATATCATATCTAATGTGAGACACTTAACACAATAGTAACTAATGATGAGCTTAATCAATTTCAGTTAGATGCCATGGTAAAGGGTTTTAAAAAGGGCTTTGACCATTTGGGTGGTGGCAACTTCAAGGGTTTTGATATTTGCTAGACTGCAGTTAAGGTTGCATTTGTCTGTGATTCTccataatactccctccggtcctatatataagaaacatttcactttttagattcattgtagaattgatgtatttagactatgttattgtctagatacatcaattctacaatgaatctaaaaagttgtTGGTAAATAAGCGTAACTCACAAAATATAGGAAGaggaaaactattttttattgaatggaAATCTACTATTTAATACAAAGTTGTAActgaaataaataacaaatactGAGTAAAAAACTCCTAAACTTCAGCCACTACTTTATTTGCTAATAAGTAGctgaaaaaataaacaaactctCCTAAAGACTTGGTCAACAAATGCAGCTAGCAGTAACAACTGCTGATACACATGTTCAACACTCCTCCTTGTATCAGCGGTTGGATATTCCAAGTTTCTCCCTTAGTAACTCAAACCTGCTTGTTGGAAGAGCTTTTGTAAAGATATCTGAAAGCTGATCTTCGGTCTTGCAATAATTTAAACACACAGCTCCATCCTTCTGTACATCtcttagaaaaaataatttgatgcTAAAATGCTTTGTTTTTCCGTGAAAGACTGGATTTTTGGAGATGGCTATAGCTGCCTGGTTGTCCACCATTACCTCAGTAGTTTCCCTTTGCTCCAAGTGC from Trifolium pratense cultivar HEN17-A07 linkage group LG1, ARS_RC_1.1, whole genome shotgun sequence includes these protein-coding regions:
- the LOC123915756 gene encoding ubiquitin C-terminal hydrolase 22 codes for the protein MFQRNPLYTNPEPCQHLSDYKHKHGFSGYKAIQKLLVTSPIGKISLKKPNLRIPRCSFCNGCEKKRIFLCLICSSFSCFDHTLLHPKAEIGHTLFIDIERAELFCGLCCDQIYDPDFDQVVMAKHSMVLPQGAIGNESIGQRLIKRRRLVSGVGLYLNSKSKFSFPIKDLRGKSCFPEGLRGLNNLGSTCFMNSVLQALLHAPPFRDYFLSGGHSLEDCKRRTIDRLCLICDINAVFSAMYSGDRNPYSPARFLYSWWQHSANLASYEQQDAHEFFISMLNTIHEKEGITRNGSKGNGGDCQCIAHRVFYGLLRSDVTCMACGFISTTYDPFLDISLNLDINIALTEKGKKVTKSNEDDSKSTLLGCLDLFTRPEKLGSDQKLYCQKCKERQNSLKQMSITKLPPVLTLHVKRFEHSFVKKLSRKIDRYLQFPFSLDMTPYLSSSILRARYGNRIFNFGGNESDTFSKFEIFAVVTHSGTLESGHYVSFVRLRKQWYRCDDAWITEVDEATVRASQCYMIFYAQKTLFNNASEDLSHLPTSPGREVFIPIAGCC